TGATGACAATTGTTCTAATAATGGCAAATCTTCCTCACATAATGTTTGATTGGCATCCGTGCTAATTGGAATCTCCGGATACATGACCGTTAACATTTTCACCTGTTCTACGATATGTCGATTCCACTTAATTTTGATACGTGCCACATGATCCAAACGCAAGAGACGCTTTTGCATATCCCCATTAACCGTTACTGTCATTGGTACATCAAATGAAGGCAAATCATGAAACATTTGGTATAACACCATCATGATAGTTGCCCGTGCAGCCGGTGTATCATTTAACATGTCTGCTATTTTCTGTGCTTCATTAAAATCACGTATTTCCTGGTCTTTTATTCTCTCAAACCAATCTGTTAGGTTTTTTTTGACTGAATCAATTGTCTCAAAATGATACCAATCAGTATCAAACGCATTGCATTCCCCATACCATTCTTTCCCAGTCTCATCTACGACACCGATTAGTAGCGTCTTTCGTACAATCATTGTTGTTTTCGGTGTTTGAATTTTATGTTTAAAAGCTGGTGCATAATCATAAAAATGTAACTCCGATAATTTCATCGTTATTCTCCATTCAATAACTGTCTTTTTAATTTGCCTGTACTTGTATAAGGCAATGATTGAACATATTTTATTTCTTTTGGCAACTTATACTTTGCAAGATGTTGTGATAAAAATGCATACATCTTTTCAATTTGTATATCTCCCACCAAATATAGAATTGGGCGTTGCCCCCAATAATCATCTCTAATACCTACGCACATTGCATCTGATACTTCAGCATGCATCTTAGCAACACGCTCTATTTCATTCGGATAGATATTTTCACCACCACTAATGATTAAATCTTTTCGTCTATCATGGATTACAACGTATCCATTCGAATCCACACTAGCGATATCACCCGTTTTGAAATAGCCTTCCTCATCAAATGTATTTTGCAAGCCTTCAGGATAAAGATAACCATCCATTACATTATCTGCACGCACACATAGTTCGCCATGGCCCTCTGAATTAGGCTGTACAATTTTAAGTTCACCATCAAAACGTCCGACAGCCTCCGGATTTATTGCGAGCATATCTGGACTTGCTGTTAAAAATTGTGAACATGTCTCTGTCATGCCAAACGAATTATATATTGGCAGTTGATATGATAAAGCTAATGAGACAAAATCACGCTCTAACTTCGCGCCGCCTAACAAAATCTTTTCAAGTTGGTAAGGCTCTGTCAGCCCATTATCCATTAACCGTTTTAAAGTTAATGGTACCAATGACATATGTGTTATATTTTTATGTTTTACAGCATCCAACACCTGTTGTTCATCAAACTTCGACATTAAATAAACTGTGAAACCATACAGAACACTACGTATCACAATACTTAATCCAGAAATATGATAAATTGGCAATACTGTTAGCCAACGCGTTTCACTATCAAAGCCCAGATCTGACAAACATCTTTCAGCACTTGATTGGTGATTTGAAAATCTTTGAGGTACTGCTTTTTGTGTTCCTGTTGTACCAGACGTAAACATGATGGATGCAATAGATTTCACATCAAAAGGTGCTAAACTTCGCGTCCCTTCTTTTACTAATATATTTGAAGCAACGTAGCAATTAAAATACTGAGGGAATTGGCTATCCATGTAACGCGATTGATAATTATCACTCACTACAATCGTTTTAACTTTAATAGACTGCATCTGTTTAATCACTTCTTCATCCGTTAAACGATTATTAATCATCGCAATTTCAATTTGGTACAACCAAGCACCGTGAATCAATGCAATTGCTTCTATTGAATTATCAACAAGTAGCCCAATTCTTTTTTCTTGCAAGGCTGCGAGACCACTTCCATACTGCATTGCTAAATTCAATAATGACTTAAATGTCAGTTGCTCTCGCGCAGTTTCAACAGCTATTGCATTTGGTGTTTGATATGCACGTTGTACAAGCCAATGTTCCATGAATCTTCCTCCAAAAATAATGTTCCTTCCTTATTATAGACACAATTGAAAGCGAATGCATGATTCATGATTATCTTACTCAAACTATTTATATCGATATATTACAAAAGTGCCATACATAGTAAAAACCACAAGAATTCTGTAACTTTATATCTATTGTTATTTTAAAACATTTATATCAATTATCTCCTATATTGTTGCAAATAAGTTATACAAAGACTCGCATAGACAGGCTCTAAAAAATCATAATATCTTAATATTTTAATAAATTACTAGATCTCCTGATGATATAATTAAATTGATAAAATATTATTTGTTTTTCAAAATAAATTTTGGGGTGAATCATATGAAACGAATAGGAAGTCTTGCACTAGCAACACTTTTAATTCTTAGTGCTTGTAATCATGATCAGCAAGAAAACCAATCTTCTAACAATGAACACGAAAAATCAAAATCTACACAACATGCAAGTAAGAAACCAGAAAAAACATCGACAAATACTGAAGATGTACAAAAAGTTGAAAGTAATAATCAAGCAACTGCTTCTAATCAGAATACAACGACTATTGATGTTTCAAATATTAAAGACAGAACAACATTAGAATCAGTTATTTATGGAAATTATAGTGAATTTGATAAAATCAAAGCATACAATAGTGCCGTTGCGAATGGCGTGATTCCACAAGGTAATGTGTTAGAGGGTCCAGCTTGGGCAGCCTATGAAAGTTCACTAAAAGTTGAAAGTGGAGAAGAAAAATCTATCTATGATTATCCTCCAGAAGACGTCGATTATATAGATGATGATTTTGAAAGCACCACCGAGGAGCAAGCAGCAGATGAACAATGGATAGATGATCAATTTGAATGGAATCAAAATGCAGATGACTATGAAGACGAAATGGATGAAAATACATCATACGAATAATAAATAGCATAAAAGTTAAATCCCACCTAATTTTAGACGGGATTTTTTTAAATTTATTGCTTAATTTGTTTATATGCATTTTGATAAATATAATATCTTCTTACTAATTCAATCACCATCATCCATACAATATGACCGAAGAATTCCGAAACATGTTCAAGGAATGGTTGATCAAACATACTTGGCACCACATGCATTAACGGCATAAGTATTAAATGGAACCCAATCCATACAACGATACCAAATACTGAACCGTAACCCATCGCAACTTTTGCATAGCGTTTAACAAGTAAAATATAGATAAGTGCCACAGCTACTGAAAAGCTAAAATGTATAATAAAACTTACCCATGGCATTGACTGCTCTGAAAATTGATATGTCATATGTGTAAAATCATGACTAAAACCAAATTTCTGTAATAATTCTTGTGGTGGATTCGTTGCATTTCGTTCCGGTGTTCTTGGCGGTAACATAACCTCCCATCCTAGTTTCACAATTCCAGAAATGACTCCACCAATTATCGCAGCACAGATAACCTGGATAAATGTTAATTTATCTTTCATGATAAAATCTCCTCTACTTGTCGCTAGACATTTATTTTAAAAGCATTTTATCAAATAAACTTATTATAAACTATAAATTTTTAGTATATATTTTGTCTGTTTTTCGACATGTTCGTAGTCCTGCTTATTTTAATTTTTAAAAGTGTCGTATTTAAATATTTACGCAAATTAAAATTAAATAGGAGTTATCAATGCCCCAATTAATAAATCGTACAGAATAACAAAAAAAGAGCAAGGTCAATGTGTCATAGAATTATTTTCTCGACACTTTTTTTAACACTTGCTTTTCAGAAATCCCATTAAATCAATGGTTTCAAGCTATATATACCGGAAGATGGGGGATTCGAACCCCCGAGACGCTTGTGGCGCCTACACACTTTCCAGGCGTGCTCCTTCGGCCAACTCGGACAATCTTCCATAATAACACAAAAAATCAGAAGCGATATTTCACTTCTGATTATATGACCCCTACGGGACTCGAACCCGTGTTACCGCCGTGAAAGGGCGGTGTCTTAACCGCTTGACCAAGGGGCCATGGCTCCACAGGTAGGACTCGAACCTACGAC
This region of Staphylococcus sp. IVB6240 genomic DNA includes:
- the menC gene encoding o-succinylbenzoate synthase, whose amino-acid sequence is MKLSELHFYDYAPAFKHKIQTPKTTMIVRKTLLIGVVDETGKEWYGECNAFDTDWYHFETIDSVKKNLTDWFERIKDQEIRDFNEAQKIADMLNDTPAARATIMMVLYQMFHDLPSFDVPMTVTVNGDMQKRLLRLDHVARIKIKWNRHIVEQVKMLTVMYPEIPISTDANQTLCEEDLPLLEQLSSYRLAYIEEPFPYLIDGQGIQNMPAIAIDEHATDENEILNAVNQFDVQVVVIKPFRVGGIDRALSLIEMLHKQGVTVVVGGMYELGLSRYFTALVSQYGDYAGDISPTGYYFEEDIVEKSGSLNNGRLHFEPPVVKQSMLKRYL
- the menE gene encoding o-succinylbenzoate--CoA ligase gives rise to the protein MEHWLVQRAYQTPNAIAVETAREQLTFKSLLNLAMQYGSGLAALQEKRIGLLVDNSIEAIALIHGAWLYQIEIAMINNRLTDEEVIKQMQSIKVKTIVVSDNYQSRYMDSQFPQYFNCYVASNILVKEGTRSLAPFDVKSIASIMFTSGTTGTQKAVPQRFSNHQSSAERCLSDLGFDSETRWLTVLPIYHISGLSIVIRSVLYGFTVYLMSKFDEQQVLDAVKHKNITHMSLVPLTLKRLMDNGLTEPYQLEKILLGGAKLERDFVSLALSYQLPIYNSFGMTETCSQFLTASPDMLAINPEAVGRFDGELKIVQPNSEGHGELCVRADNVMDGYLYPEGLQNTFDEEGYFKTGDIASVDSNGYVVIHDRRKDLIISGGENIYPNEIERVAKMHAEVSDAMCVGIRDDYWGQRPILYLVGDIQIEKMYAFLSQHLAKYKLPKEIKYVQSLPYTSTGKLKRQLLNGE
- a CDS encoding DUF1440 domain-containing protein, translated to MKDKLTFIQVICAAIIGGVISGIVKLGWEVMLPPRTPERNATNPPQELLQKFGFSHDFTHMTYQFSEQSMPWVSFIIHFSFSVAVALIYILLVKRYAKVAMGYGSVFGIVVWIGFHLILMPLMHVVPSMFDQPFLEHVSEFFGHIVWMMVIELVRRYYIYQNAYKQIKQ